A region of Aneurinibacillus sp. REN35 DNA encodes the following proteins:
- the dprA gene encoding DNA-processing protein DprA has translation MEKQEYMLVALAHSSGVGRSVLRSARNLGEAVDFSRYSSIQIQEMLRVTPKIAERIRSEFCLEKAMERVHKWNRSGIEVLTQYHHAYPALLLEIPDAPEILYIIGELEFLHRPCISLVGSRKPTTYGKNIARQLARELSERNITVVSGMARGIDSEAHRGALAADGATVAVLGCGVDIIYPAENRALAFEIRKKGVILSEYPPGTAPLRGFFPERNRIISGLARGVLVIEAASRSGSLITADLALDQGRDVFATPGSIYSPQSAGCHWLIQQGSKLVQNIHDILSEYPELISDTNENTNEKTRSAPSILTEEEAAVLDIIGGEAVSYDKILCRTAFSTSYLHYLLLSLQVKQCIMQLPGPSFVRIKNKEDV, from the coding sequence ATGGAAAAACAGGAATATATGCTTGTAGCGTTAGCGCACAGCAGCGGTGTAGGGAGAAGTGTACTTCGATCTGCACGAAATCTAGGAGAAGCGGTGGATTTTTCACGCTATTCCTCCATACAGATACAGGAGATGCTGCGGGTGACGCCGAAGATAGCAGAACGAATTCGTTCCGAGTTCTGCTTGGAGAAAGCGATGGAGCGAGTACACAAGTGGAATCGGAGTGGAATTGAAGTTCTGACCCAGTATCATCACGCATATCCTGCGCTGCTGCTTGAAATTCCTGATGCCCCTGAGATTTTATACATAATAGGAGAGTTGGAATTTCTCCATCGGCCGTGTATTTCACTTGTAGGGAGCAGAAAGCCTACTACATACGGAAAGAATATCGCAAGACAGTTGGCTCGAGAGCTGTCAGAACGGAACATAACCGTCGTGTCAGGCATGGCGCGTGGCATTGACAGCGAAGCGCATCGAGGCGCGCTTGCTGCAGACGGCGCTACTGTCGCTGTGCTAGGGTGTGGCGTTGACATCATTTATCCGGCAGAAAATCGCGCATTGGCTTTTGAAATTCGTAAAAAAGGAGTTATTCTATCAGAGTATCCACCAGGAACAGCGCCACTGCGAGGCTTTTTTCCAGAGCGAAATCGGATTATCAGCGGACTTGCCCGCGGTGTGCTGGTCATAGAAGCCGCTTCGCGCAGCGGCTCCCTGATTACGGCGGATCTTGCTTTGGATCAAGGGCGCGATGTATTTGCCACCCCAGGCTCCATTTACTCCCCACAAAGCGCAGGCTGTCACTGGCTGATTCAACAGGGAAGTAAACTTGTGCAGAATATTCACGATATACTAAGTGAATATCCGGAACTTATTTCGGATACAAATGAAAATACAAACGAAAAAACGCGCTCCGCCCCGTCAATTCTTACAGAAGAAGAAGCCGCAGTGCTTGATATTATAGGAGGGGAAGCGGTGTCATATGATAAGATTTTATGTCGAACCGCTTTTTCTACTAGCTATTTGCATTATCTTTTGTTATCTTTGCAAGTAAAACAATGCATTATGCAACTACCCGGACCGTCATTCGTCCGGATAAAGAATAAGGAAGATGTTTGA